CTCGCGGACGCCTTCGCCCGGGCGTGGTTCAAGCTGACCCACCGTGACATGGGCCCGATCGTGCGCTACCTCGGCCCGGAGGTCCCGGCCGAGACGCTGCTGTGGCAGGACCCCCTCCCCGCGGTGACGCACGAGCTCATCGACGCCGCCGACATCGCCGCCCTCAAGAGCCAGGTCCTCGCCTCGGGTCTGTCGGTGTCCCAGCTCGTGTCCACCGCGTGGGCGTCGGCCTCGTCCTTCCGCGGCAGCGACAAGCGCGGCGGCGCCAACGGCGCGCGCATCCGCCTCGAGCCGCAGAGCGGGTGGGAGGTCAACGACCCCGACCAGCTGGCGACGGTGCTGCGCACCCTTGAGGGGATCCAGCAGTCCTTCAACGCCGCCCAGACCGGCGGCAAGCAGGTCTCGCTGGCCGACCTGATCGTGCTCGCCGGTGGTGCTGCCGTCGAGCAGGCCGCCAAGGACGCCGGCTTCGAAGTCGAGGTTCCCTTCACGCCGGGCCGCGTGGACGCGTCGCAGGAGCAGACCGACGTCGAGTCGTTCGCCGCGCTCGAGCCGGCCGCCGACGGCTTCCGCAACTACCTCGGCAAGGGCAACCGCCTGCCGGCCGAGTACCTGCTGATCGACCGGGCGAACCTGCTGACCCTCAGCGCTCCCGAAATGACGGCCCTCGTCGGTGGCCTCCGCGTCCTGGGCGCGACCTACCAGCAGTCGCCGCTCGGCGTCTTCACCACGACCCCCGGGTCGCTGACCAACGACTTCTTCGTCAACCTGCTCGACCTGGGCACGACGTGGAAGGCGACGTCCGAGGACGCGAACGAGTTCGAGGGTCGCGACGCCGCCACGGGCGAGGTCAAGTGGACCGGCAGCCGGGCCGACCTCGTCTTCGGGTCGAACTCCGAGCTGCGCGCGCTCGCCGAGGTCTACGCGAGCGATGACGCGAAGGAGAAGTTCGTGAAGGACTTCGTCGCGGCGTGGGACAAGGTGATGAACCTCGACCGGTTCGACCTCGTCTGATCAGGACGTCCAGGCCGGCCCACGCCGGCCGGCCTGGACGTCCGCTGACCCCAGATGAAGCGACCGCCGAGGAACCTCGTCGGCTCTGTCGTGAGCGGCCCCTGAACAGGGATGACCTGTTCAGGGGCTTCTCGTTTGTCAGGAAACTCCGTCGAAATCCCGTCGGGTGTCTCGTGTCGCCCATGGGCCGGTATTTGGCGGTTCGGCGGTGCCGTGCATCGGTTGGTGTCATTGTTGACCAATGGCTAAGGATCTTGTCCGGGGAGCTGTTGTCGGGTTGCCCGCGGGCCTTGGGCTCGGGTATCCGGTGTCGCGCCTGTATGAGGAGGATCTCGACAGCTACGTGGCCCTGCCTGGCGTGGCCCTGGCCATAGTGCTGATCGTCCCGGGGGGATGGCTGCTCGCGAGGCTCGTTCGAATCGCGCACCCGCTCCGCACCGCGTTGCTCGCGCCGATGCTGTTGTGGGTGCTCAGCGGCGCGGCCGAGCTGGCTGTGCCCCATCCGAGCCCGCGGCTGGTTCTCCTCGAGTTCGCCGCGCTCGCCGTGGTGAGCTACGCGAGCGCCGCCCAGTTGACGGCCACCACGTCACTGGTGCCACGGGTGATCGCCGCTGGAATGGTGTGCGCGTGCGTGGTCACGACGGCGACGATCCAGGAACGGCGGGCGGAGAGGCAGGAGCGGCGACTGCGGAACGAGTACGTCGCCCATCTCCGCGAGTCCCTCCCCTTGGCGGTGCCTGCTGTCGTCCCCGGTCGCAGGCTGGTCAGGGCGTTGCCGCTCACCGACCAGGTACTGGAGCTCGCCTACGCCAAGGACCGTGGGAGCGAACCCGACGTGTACGTCCGTATCACCGGCAACGAGGATCCGCGCCGGGCGTGTTCGGTGTGGAACGTGCGGGATGTCAAACCCGGGTGCGTACGGCTCGCGGCCGATCGTTGGCTTTGGCGGTACAAGCCGAGCGGCCGGATGGTGCTCTTCTCCAAGGTCGGGCATCGGCTGGTCGAGGTCGACTCAACGAGCCTGACTCTCGACGAGGCTCTTGTCGCGGGGAGCAAGCTGCGCGCCGTGAGTGCGGAATACCTCGCCGATGTCGGTGACCGAGCATCTTGATCGCGAGCCCCCCTGTCGGGTCTTAAAGCGGTGGCGCGGAAGGTGATGCCTGCAATGCCGGCGCCCAAGGTCCGGGTGCGCACGCCGCAGGGAATCCAAGATCGCAGCAAAGCGGGGCCGGCTCGCGGGTCGCGAAGGGCGGATTCCGAGGTCAGGCTCGGACGCGTCAGTGCCGCGTCCCGTGTCGTGTTCAGGGGAACGGCTTAATCGGTGTGGTTCGTGAGCGTGCTCTGTACACGCTCCATCAGGTCGGCGCGGTCGATGCCGGCCAGGGCGAGGGCGCGTGGCACGGTGCCGACCTCCGCCTGGAAGATCCCGAGCAGCAGATGCCCCGAGCGCAGGTCCTTCTTGCGGGCGACGGAGGCGAAGGCGCGTTCGAGCGCGAGCTTGCCCGAGGTGCCCATGGACACCGAACGCGTGGGGTCCTTGCTCGGCCGGGGAAGGTCGAAGTCGGCGAGAGACACTCCCGCCGCGCTCAGGCTGTGCTCGAACTCCTTGTCCAACGCTTCGCGGATCGCCTGGTGGTCGAGCCCGACCGAGGTCAGCACATCGTGCGCGGCGGTTCCTTCATGGTCGGCGATCGCCAGCAGGAGATGCTGTGCCTCGATCGTCGCCGATCCGTCCTCCACGGCCTCATGTGTTCCCCGCGTGATGACGGAGTGGAGGTATTTGTCGAATGCGCTCATTGTCGCCTCCTCAGGGTGACGTCAGCGGCGATGAGCCGCTTGGCGTGCTTCTTGTGCACCGCTTGGCGCGTGACCCCGAGCGCCTCGGCGACCTGCGGCCAGCTCCAGCCCGCTCGCATCGCCTGCTCGACAGCGGAGTCCTCCAACTGATCGGCCAGGCGCCGCAACGCCACCACGGCCGCCAGCCCATCGGCAGGATCTTTGGAACCGGGAATCTCATCAGCGGGCATGCAAGCAACCGTAGTTGACTAATCCTCGCTTAGTCAATGTGGGTTGCTAATTCGTGGATGGGCGCGATCGGGACCGGCCTGGTGGTCTCTTCAGTAGAGGATGCTGGGCAGGTATGCGCCCTCCGGATCGTTGTAGAGCCCGATGGTCATCAGGGTCATCAGCTGGGTGATCTTGAGGCCGTTGCCCAGGCACCACTGGAGCAGCGCGTGGTCGCTCGCCGGGACGAGAATGCCAGGGCCGCCGAAGGCGGGGGCCGCGGCGATGAGCGCCTTGAGGTCCTCGGTGGTCTCGCCGACCGCGTGGGCGAAGAACGCCAGGTCCGTGGCGTAGCCGGTCAGGCGGCCGTCGTGCTCGACGACGCTGGCCGTACCCTGCTTGAGCGCGTCGCTGACCTCCCCGCCGCGATCGACTCCGTGGACTCGCGAGCACAGCTCGTTGCAGGCGGCCAGGTCCGCGTCCGTCGCCGGCCGTACCGTGTGGCCTGGGATGGTGCGCCGGATCGGCGGGCCCTGCATGCAGGCCAGGGTCTCGCGGAACTCGAAGCCCATGCCGGCGTACAGGGCGAACGACCTGCAGTGGTAGCTCGACTGCAGCAGCCTGATGCCCGGCGCCTGCCGCTCGGTGGCCCGGCGCATGACGTCCTCCATGAGCCGACGGCCGACGCCGCGGTTCTGGCAGTCAGGGTCGACGGTGACCGGCCCGATGCCGACGACGCGCGAGCGTTCATCGAGGAAGTTGCTGCCGACGATCCGTCCGTCCAGCTCCGCGGTCACGCTGTAGAAGCCCGGGTGGTTCAGGAGCATGTCCACCAGCCCCGTCGCGGTCTCCACGTCGGGCATGTCACCGATGAAGCCGTGCTCGGCGGCGATCCGGTCGAAGGCCGCGAAACAGATCCTTCCGCAGTCGGCCGCATCAGCGCGTGTCCCTGGGCGCAGGAGCAGATCCATGGTCACACCCTCCGTCGTCTCCGCTGGGTGCCGGGAAACGCCTTCTCTTCCATCAAAGCACCAGGCGCCGTACGGCCCTGCGGCGGCCGGTCGGGGCCGAGAAATGTCGCACCCGACGACTACGCTCGCCGTCGTGGATCCTGCGCGGGGTGAGGTGAGATGGAACTCTTCGATCTGAGCGAGCCCTCCGTGCGCGACCACGTGGTGCGCTGTGAAGCGTGCAAGCACACGCTCCGCACTCCGGAGTCACGGGCTGCCGGGATCGGGCCCGAGTGTGCGGCCAAGCTGGGGCTGGTGCCGCGGAAGCCGCTCAGGATCACGGGAGTGCCGCGGGGCTGGGACTGCG
This window of the Nonomuraea africana genome carries:
- a CDS encoding Clp protease N-terminal domain-containing protein; its protein translation is MSAFDKYLHSVITRGTHEAVEDGSATIEAQHLLLAIADHEGTAAHDVLTSVGLDHQAIREALDKEFEHSLSAAGVSLADFDLPRPSKDPTRSVSMGTSGKLALERAFASVARKKDLRSGHLLLGIFQAEVGTVPRALALAGIDRADLMERVQSTLTNHTD
- a CDS encoding GNAT family N-acetyltransferase; the encoded protein is MDLLLRPGTRADAADCGRICFAAFDRIAAEHGFIGDMPDVETATGLVDMLLNHPGFYSVTAELDGRIVGSNFLDERSRVVGIGPVTVDPDCQNRGVGRRLMEDVMRRATERQAPGIRLLQSSYHCRSFALYAGMGFEFRETLACMQGPPIRRTIPGHTVRPATDADLAACNELCSRVHGVDRGGEVSDALKQGTASVVEHDGRLTGYATDLAFFAHAVGETTEDLKALIAAAPAFGGPGILVPASDHALLQWCLGNGLKITQLMTLMTIGLYNDPEGAYLPSILY
- a CDS encoding DUF6011 domain-containing protein yields the protein MELFDLSEPSVRDHVVRCEACKHTLRTPESRAAGIGPECAAKLGLVPRKPLRITGVPRGWDCEGQIDLLEGRGPHGW